Proteins encoded by one window of Brevibacterium atlanticum:
- a CDS encoding DUF4916 domain-containing protein, translating to MTRTALDFDENWFDDEEFARVRRRMPIPYVNAIPVRVGESGNVERIGLLLRSLDDGTLGREVVGGRIRFHETIRSALMRHAENDLGPMALPVIPPAISPFHIAEYFPTEGSSLLHDPRQHAISMCFILEVRGECTPRADALSLDWLTPEETLRADITSELCHGQEFILKAALTHLGFPI from the coding sequence ATGACTCGCACTGCCCTGGACTTCGACGAGAACTGGTTCGACGACGAGGAGTTCGCCCGCGTGCGCAGGCGCATGCCGATCCCCTACGTCAATGCGATCCCCGTGCGGGTGGGCGAATCAGGCAACGTCGAGCGCATCGGTCTGCTGCTGCGCAGCCTCGACGACGGAACGCTCGGCCGGGAGGTCGTCGGTGGACGCATCCGCTTCCACGAGACGATCCGCTCAGCGCTCATGCGTCACGCCGAGAACGACCTCGGCCCGATGGCGCTGCCGGTCATCCCCCCGGCGATCTCGCCGTTCCACATCGCCGAGTACTTCCCCACCGAAGGCTCGTCCCTGCTGCATGATCCGAGGCAGCACGCGATCTCCATGTGCTTCATCCTCGAGGTCCGTGGTGAGTGCACTCCGCGCGCCGACGCGCTCAGCCTCGACTGGCTGACTCCCGAGGAGACCCTGCGCGCCGATATCACCAGCGAGCTGTGCCACGGCCAGGAGTTCATCCTCAAGGCCGCACTCACCCACCTCGGCTTCCCGATCTGA
- a CDS encoding MmgE/PrpD family protein — protein MINHEVRTHKSSENLAREDQLAWKIAEVASDPTPVDADVTEMVINRVIDNASVAAASVRRSAPKHAREQAQTHPFSPGAAIFGLPLTDRFSPEWAAWANGVAVRELDFHDTFLAAEYSHPGDNIPPVLAVAQHKGISGKDLINGVATGYEIQVDLVKGMCLHEHKIDHVAHLGPSAAAGIGAMLHLPTEVTFQAIQQALHVTTATRQSRKGEISSWKAHAPAFAGKMAVEAVDRAMRGEGAPNPIYEGEDGFIAWILSGPEASYTIPLPGQGESKRAILDTYTKEHSAEYQAQALIDLARKLGGEIEDLAKIKRIVIHTSHHTHNVIGTGANDPQKMDPKASRETLDHSIMYIFAVAMQDQGWHHEHSYAPERAARPDTVELWHKIETTEDPEWTRRYHSIDPNEKAFGGRVEIEFEDGSTLTDEIAVADAHPFGARPFARANYIEKFKTLAEGIVSESEQNRFIDLAENLESLDAEGVAELSFAVDGLEHSGSKGIF, from the coding sequence ATGATCAATCATGAAGTCCGCACTCATAAGAGCTCAGAGAACCTGGCTCGAGAAGATCAGCTCGCCTGGAAGATCGCAGAAGTCGCCTCCGATCCGACTCCCGTGGACGCCGATGTCACCGAGATGGTCATCAACCGGGTCATCGACAACGCGTCCGTCGCAGCCGCCTCGGTGCGTCGTTCGGCCCCGAAGCACGCCCGTGAGCAGGCGCAGACCCACCCCTTCAGCCCGGGCGCTGCCATCTTCGGCCTGCCGCTGACCGACCGCTTCTCCCCGGAATGGGCCGCATGGGCCAACGGCGTCGCCGTGCGCGAACTCGACTTCCACGACACGTTCCTCGCCGCCGAATACTCCCACCCCGGCGACAACATCCCGCCGGTCCTCGCCGTCGCCCAGCACAAGGGCATCTCGGGCAAGGACCTCATCAACGGTGTGGCCACCGGCTACGAGATCCAGGTCGACCTGGTCAAGGGCATGTGCCTGCACGAGCACAAGATCGACCATGTCGCCCACCTCGGCCCCTCGGCCGCTGCGGGCATCGGCGCCATGCTGCACCTGCCCACCGAGGTCACCTTCCAGGCCATTCAGCAGGCCCTGCACGTGACGACGGCGACCCGTCAGTCGCGCAAGGGCGAGATCTCGTCCTGGAAGGCCCACGCTCCTGCCTTCGCCGGCAAGATGGCCGTCGAGGCCGTTGACCGGGCGATGCGCGGAGAGGGTGCTCCGAACCCGATCTACGAAGGTGAGGACGGCTTCATCGCATGGATCCTCTCCGGCCCCGAAGCCAGCTACACCATTCCGCTGCCGGGTCAGGGAGAGTCCAAGCGCGCAATCCTCGACACGTACACCAAGGAGCACTCGGCCGAGTACCAGGCGCAGGCGCTCATCGACCTCGCCCGCAAGCTCGGCGGTGAGATCGAGGACCTGGCCAAGATCAAGCGCATCGTCATCCACACCTCGCACCACACGCACAACGTCATCGGCACCGGCGCCAACGACCCGCAGAAGATGGATCCGAAGGCCAGCCGTGAGACGCTCGACCATTCGATCATGTACATCTTCGCCGTGGCCATGCAGGACCAGGGCTGGCACCACGAGCACTCCTACGCCCCCGAGCGTGCCGCCCGCCCCGACACCGTCGAGCTGTGGCACAAGATCGAGACCACCGAAGATCCCGAGTGGACCCGCCGCTACCACTCGATCGACCCGAACGAGAAGGCCTTCGGCGGCCGCGTGGAGATCGAATTCGAAGACGGCTCGACGCTGACCGACGAGATCGCCGTGGCCGACGCACACCCCTTCGGTGCCCGTCCCTTCGCCCGGGCGAACTACATCGAGAAGTTCAAGACCCTGGCCGAGGGCATCGTCTCCGAGTCCGAACAGAACCGCTTCATCGATCTCGCCGAGAACCTCGAAAGCCTCGACGCCGAGGGCGTGGCCGAACTGTCGTTCGCAGTCGACGGACTCGAGCACAGCGGATCGAAGGGCATCTTCTGA
- the prpB gene encoding methylisocitrate lyase: MLGAQATPAERRAKFRELLAGDDIVQFPGAINPINAQLIEQTGFEGVYISGGAFSAAMGLPDIGLTTLTEVADHGRNIARVTNLPTFIDADTGWGEAMNVARTVQEFEDAGISGMHLEDQVNPKRCGHLDGKEVVTAAEMNKRIAAAVKGRRDENFVICARTDSRAGEGLDAAIDRAKAYIDAGADMIFPEAMRDLGEFEKFAAAVDVPILANMTEFGKSELFTTEQLANVGVKLVIYPVTTLRIAMGAIKSGLQTIRDKGTQVDLLEGMQTRADLYDTIDYSAYNEFDAAVFNFSQEGHQ; the protein is encoded by the coding sequence ATGCTGGGCGCACAGGCAACACCCGCCGAGCGCCGCGCGAAGTTCCGCGAGCTGCTGGCCGGCGATGACATCGTCCAGTTTCCCGGCGCCATCAACCCGATCAACGCCCAGCTCATCGAGCAGACCGGTTTCGAAGGCGTCTACATCTCCGGCGGAGCGTTCTCCGCGGCCATGGGTCTGCCCGACATCGGACTGACCACCCTCACCGAGGTGGCCGACCACGGACGCAACATCGCCCGGGTGACGAACCTGCCGACCTTCATCGACGCCGACACCGGCTGGGGCGAGGCCATGAACGTGGCCCGCACCGTCCAGGAGTTCGAGGACGCAGGCATCTCGGGCATGCACTTGGAGGACCAGGTCAACCCGAAGCGCTGCGGCCACCTCGACGGCAAGGAGGTCGTGACCGCGGCCGAGATGAACAAGCGCATCGCCGCAGCCGTCAAGGGTCGCCGGGATGAGAACTTCGTCATCTGCGCCCGCACGGACTCCCGTGCCGGTGAGGGACTCGACGCCGCGATCGACCGGGCCAAGGCCTACATCGATGCCGGTGCGGACATGATCTTCCCCGAGGCCATGCGCGACCTCGGCGAGTTCGAGAAATTCGCCGCGGCCGTGGATGTGCCGATCCTGGCGAACATGACGGAATTCGGAAAGAGCGAACTGTTCACCACCGAACAGTTGGCGAATGTCGGAGTCAAGCTCGTGATCTACCCGGTCACGACTCTGCGCATCGCCATGGGTGCGATCAAGTCGGGCCTGCAGACCATTCGGGACAAGGGCACTCAGGTGGACCTGCTCGAGGGTATGCAGACCCGTGCGGACCTGTACGACACGATCGACTACTCGGCGTACAACGAGTTCGACGCCGCAGTATTCAACTTCTCACAGGAGGGTCACCAGTGA
- a CDS encoding bifunctional 2-methylcitrate synthase/citrate synthase has protein sequence MTEEIKKGLAGVVVDTTAVSKVVQETNSLTYRGYPVQELAAKRSFEDVAYLIWNGELPTEAQLEEFKAREHAQREVDDKLVQLILDLPKDCHPMHVVQTAVAYLGAVDPEADTEGAEANLAKAERLYAQLPTIVAIDHRRRHGLDPVAPTKDLGYAANFFKMVFDEVPAEEVVRCFDVSMILYAEHSFNASTFTGRVITSTTSDLYSAVAGAVGALKGPLHGGANEAVMAMLEEVGTADKASAWIDDALAKKAKIMGFGHRVYKNGDSRVPTMRKAFEDMVAVKGANDLLDLYNAFEEDFVGRKGIYPNLDYPSGPAYHLMGFDTEQFTPIFVMARITGWTAHIFEQQAKNALIRPLSAYDGEDQREVPDNRG, from the coding sequence GTGACCGAAGAAATCAAAAAGGGCCTCGCCGGCGTCGTCGTCGACACCACGGCCGTGTCCAAAGTGGTCCAGGAGACCAACTCGCTGACCTACCGCGGCTACCCCGTCCAAGAGCTCGCCGCCAAACGCAGCTTCGAAGACGTCGCGTACCTCATCTGGAACGGCGAACTGCCGACCGAGGCGCAGCTCGAGGAGTTCAAGGCCCGTGAGCACGCCCAACGCGAGGTCGATGACAAACTCGTCCAGCTCATCCTCGACCTGCCCAAGGACTGCCACCCCATGCACGTCGTGCAGACGGCCGTGGCCTACCTCGGCGCTGTCGACCCCGAGGCCGACACCGAGGGCGCCGAGGCGAACCTCGCCAAGGCCGAGCGCCTCTACGCGCAGCTGCCGACGATCGTGGCCATCGACCACCGTCGCCGCCACGGCCTCGACCCCGTCGCTCCGACGAAGGACCTCGGCTATGCCGCGAACTTCTTCAAGATGGTCTTCGACGAGGTTCCCGCCGAGGAAGTCGTGCGCTGCTTCGACGTGTCGATGATCCTCTACGCCGAGCACTCCTTCAACGCCTCGACGTTCACCGGCAGGGTCATCACCTCGACGACCTCCGACCTGTACTCGGCTGTCGCCGGTGCCGTCGGTGCGCTCAAGGGTCCCCTGCACGGCGGCGCGAACGAAGCGGTCATGGCGATGCTCGAAGAGGTCGGCACCGCCGACAAGGCCTCGGCCTGGATCGACGACGCGTTGGCAAAGAAGGCGAAGATCATGGGCTTCGGCCACCGCGTGTACAAGAACGGCGACTCGCGCGTGCCGACCATGCGCAAGGCCTTCGAGGACATGGTCGCGGTCAAGGGTGCGAATGATCTGCTCGACCTCTACAACGCCTTCGAAGAGGACTTCGTCGGGCGCAAGGGCATCTACCCGAACCTCGACTATCCCTCGGGTCCGGCCTACCACCTCATGGGCTTCGACACCGAGCAGTTCACTCCGATCTTCGTCATGGCCCGCATCACCGGATGGACGGCTCACATCTTCGAGCAGCAGGCGAAGAACGCTCTCATCCGTCCCCTGAGCGCCTACGACGGTGAGGACCAGCGCGAGGTTCCCGACAACCGGGGCTGA
- a CDS encoding enoyl-CoA hydratase/isomerase family protein gives MGPDGLYRPVDCEGFDFTVTGGVGTLAIDRTEKRNAISRAMWRALPEIIAAVDADDSIGALIITGAGGHFSAGSDIADLDVPIADFWELNSTAEAAVANALTPTIAAIEGNCVGGGTEIAAACDIRIAAPGSIFGVTAAKLGLVYPPGPTQRLARVLGDAWARYLLITASIVDFETMERLGFFHEVSDTPLEAAQALGERIAGLSRLSQIGAKAILDGHTPGGAASADADGSAVTAPPEWLDGAYRAEIARGQGAFFSKRLPAFGFTKSAWQK, from the coding sequence ATGGGACCTGACGGTCTGTACCGTCCGGTCGATTGCGAGGGTTTCGACTTCACCGTCACCGGTGGGGTCGGAACCCTCGCAATCGATCGGACCGAAAAGCGCAATGCGATCTCGCGTGCGATGTGGCGGGCCCTGCCGGAGATCATCGCCGCAGTCGATGCCGACGATTCGATCGGCGCGCTCATCATCACCGGGGCCGGCGGGCACTTCTCCGCCGGATCCGACATCGCCGACCTCGACGTGCCGATCGCGGATTTCTGGGAGCTCAATTCCACCGCCGAGGCGGCCGTGGCCAATGCGCTGACCCCGACGATCGCGGCCATCGAAGGCAACTGCGTGGGCGGAGGCACCGAGATCGCCGCGGCCTGCGACATCCGCATCGCCGCCCCCGGATCGATCTTCGGCGTCACCGCCGCGAAGCTCGGACTCGTCTACCCGCCCGGACCGACTCAGCGGCTGGCACGAGTCCTCGGCGACGCGTGGGCCCGCTACCTGTTGATCACCGCCTCGATCGTGGACTTCGAGACCATGGAGCGACTCGGCTTCTTCCACGAGGTCTCCGACACTCCTCTGGAGGCGGCGCAGGCTCTGGGGGAGCGGATCGCCGGTCTGTCCCGACTCAGCCAGATCGGGGCGAAGGCGATCCTGGACGGGCACACCCCCGGCGGGGCCGCCTCGGCGGATGCCGACGGCTCTGCCGTCACCGCCCCGCCCGAGTGGCTCGACGGCGCCTACCGGGCGGAGATCGCCCGCGGCCAGGGGGCCTTCTTCTCCAAGCGGCTGCCCGCTTTCGGCTTCACCAAATCCGCCTGGCAGAAGTGA
- a CDS encoding Ppx/GppA phosphatase family protein, translating into MRLAVLDIGSNSVHLLVVDAHVGAPPLPATSHKEVMRLAEYLQDDGTIGTDGQARLHQFIADAVEIAEDQGAEQILAFATSAVRDAPNGAELIETINAQLGVTLNVMSGKDEARVTFLAARRWFGWSAGKILLLDIGGGSLEIAAGQDEYPQAAVSVPLGAGRTYSDFLPDPIPSAEDLHNLRKYARAQIGKIAGKINRVGTPDQVVGSSKTFRSLARIAGAAPSGDGIYAPRKLFRRDLSGIIDTLASRTPEERATLPGVSEARAGQVLAGAIVAEAAFTIFDISVMNISPWALREGIIMRKLDLLDSSEQSSAMRVEPVAALD; encoded by the coding sequence ATGCGCCTAGCAGTCCTCGATATCGGCTCCAACAGCGTCCACCTCCTCGTCGTCGACGCCCACGTCGGAGCCCCGCCCCTGCCGGCCACCTCGCACAAGGAGGTGATGCGGCTTGCCGAGTACCTCCAGGACGACGGAACGATCGGCACGGACGGGCAGGCGCGCCTCCACCAATTCATCGCCGACGCCGTCGAGATCGCCGAGGACCAGGGGGCCGAGCAGATCCTCGCGTTCGCCACCTCGGCGGTGCGCGACGCCCCCAACGGCGCGGAGCTCATCGAGACGATCAATGCCCAGCTGGGAGTGACCCTCAACGTGATGTCGGGCAAGGACGAAGCACGGGTGACCTTTCTCGCCGCCAGGCGCTGGTTCGGCTGGTCGGCGGGGAAGATTCTGCTGCTCGACATCGGCGGCGGGTCCTTGGAGATCGCCGCTGGCCAGGACGAATACCCGCAGGCAGCGGTGTCGGTTCCCCTCGGTGCCGGGCGCACCTATTCGGACTTCCTGCCCGACCCCATCCCCTCGGCCGAGGACCTGCACAACCTGCGCAAATACGCTCGCGCTCAGATCGGCAAGATCGCCGGCAAGATCAACCGTGTGGGCACTCCCGATCAGGTCGTCGGCTCCTCGAAGACCTTCCGCTCCCTGGCTCGCATCGCCGGTGCTGCCCCGAGCGGCGACGGCATCTACGCGCCGCGCAAGCTCTTCCGCCGCGACCTCTCAGGGATCATCGACACCCTGGCCTCACGCACTCCCGAGGAGCGGGCGACCCTGCCGGGCGTCTCCGAGGCCCGCGCCGGACAGGTGCTCGCCGGAGCCATCGTCGCCGAGGCTGCCTTCACGATCTTCGACATCAGTGTCATGAATATCTCACCCTGGGCGCTGCGCGAGGGCATCATCATGCGCAAACTCGACCTGCTGGACTCCTCGGAGCAGTCCTCGGCAATGCGCGTCGAACCCGTCGCCGCGCTCGACTGA
- a CDS encoding glycerol-3-phosphate dehydrogenase/oxidase, with translation MRNGELSPQLREQALETLKKTSAADPLDVFVVGGGVTGAGSAFDAATRGLKVGVVDAKDWASGTSSRSSKLMHGGLRYLEMLDFKLVAEALKERDLLLQHTAPHLVEPVAFVFPFEHRLIDRAFIGSGVLLYDTMATRPGRKRAVPMHRHLGKKALSSHFPGLADDAAVGALEYYDAKVDDARFVMTLIRSAVGYGAAAANHVSVIGYLHDGDQVSGVRARDEVTGDEFDIHARRTILAGGVWTEEQQDLAKADAGLKVLASKGVHITVDQDKIKADPDTGIISKTEKSVLFVIPWEGYWVIGTTDTPWTEDVDAPVATSKDIDYLLEHANAILADKLTRDDVIGVYSGLRPLLQPVVKEGQASTKVSREHTVMEVEPGLAAIAGGKFTTYRVMAEDAVDFVLGDDAKDRRSLTESVPLLGAQGVGALRRGQAGIAEKYGWDEARVKRLIRRYGTLIEDLLDLVDDDPSLGEPLAGAERYLRVEAHYAAAAEGAVHLGDILERRMRLNYETRDRGRDAAEAVAAIVAPVLGWDAEREAKEIADFTAHVEAQVAAESTEDDASAAALAGEALA, from the coding sequence ATGCGAAATGGCGAGCTGTCCCCACAACTGCGCGAACAGGCACTGGAGACTCTGAAGAAGACCAGCGCAGCCGATCCCCTGGACGTCTTCGTCGTCGGAGGAGGTGTGACAGGGGCAGGATCGGCTTTCGACGCGGCCACCCGCGGACTCAAGGTCGGCGTCGTCGACGCGAAGGACTGGGCCTCGGGCACCTCTTCACGGTCGTCGAAGCTCATGCACGGCGGGCTGCGCTATCTTGAGATGCTCGACTTCAAACTCGTCGCCGAAGCACTGAAGGAACGCGACCTGCTGCTCCAGCACACGGCGCCCCACCTCGTCGAACCCGTCGCCTTCGTCTTCCCGTTCGAACACCGGCTCATCGATCGGGCCTTCATCGGCTCCGGTGTGCTCCTCTACGACACGATGGCCACCCGGCCCGGTCGTAAACGTGCCGTGCCGATGCATCGTCACCTGGGCAAGAAGGCGTTGAGCTCGCACTTCCCGGGCCTGGCCGACGATGCAGCCGTGGGAGCGCTCGAATACTACGACGCGAAGGTCGACGACGCCCGCTTCGTCATGACCCTCATCCGCTCGGCCGTCGGATACGGTGCCGCCGCCGCCAACCATGTCTCCGTCATCGGCTACCTCCACGACGGTGACCAGGTGTCCGGAGTGCGGGCACGCGATGAAGTGACCGGAGACGAATTCGACATCCACGCCCGCCGCACCATCCTCGCCGGCGGCGTCTGGACCGAAGAGCAGCAGGACCTGGCGAAGGCCGATGCCGGTCTCAAGGTGCTGGCGTCCAAGGGCGTGCACATCACCGTCGATCAGGACAAGATCAAGGCCGACCCGGACACGGGCATCATCTCGAAGACGGAGAAGTCCGTCCTCTTCGTCATCCCGTGGGAGGGCTACTGGGTCATCGGCACCACGGACACCCCATGGACCGAGGACGTCGACGCCCCGGTGGCGACGTCGAAGGACATCGACTATCTGCTCGAGCACGCGAACGCGATCCTCGCCGACAAACTCACCCGTGACGACGTCATCGGCGTCTACTCCGGTCTCCGGCCTCTGCTCCAGCCGGTGGTCAAGGAGGGACAGGCGTCGACGAAGGTCTCTCGCGAACACACTGTCATGGAGGTCGAACCGGGTCTGGCGGCGATTGCCGGCGGCAAGTTCACCACCTATCGAGTGATGGCCGAGGACGCCGTCGACTTCGTCCTCGGCGACGATGCGAAGGACCGTCGCTCGCTGACCGAATCCGTGCCGCTGCTCGGTGCCCAGGGCGTGGGTGCGCTGCGCCGCGGCCAGGCCGGGATCGCGGAGAAGTACGGATGGGACGAGGCCCGCGTTAAGCGCCTCATCCGCCGCTACGGCACCCTCATCGAAGATCTGCTCGACCTCGTCGACGACGATCCCTCCCTGGGCGAACCCCTCGCAGGAGCCGAACGCTATCTGCGCGTCGAAGCCCACTACGCGGCCGCCGCCGAGGGGGCCGTCCACCTCGGCGATATCCTCGAGCGTCGGATGCGGCTGAACTACGAGACCCGGGACCGGGGGAGGGACGCCGCCGAGGCGGTCGCCGCCATCGTCGCCCCCGTTCTCGGCTGGGACGCCGAGCGGGAGGCGAAGGAGATCGCCGACTTCACCGCCCACGTCGAGGCCCAGGTCGCGGCCGAGAGCACGGAGGACGACGCTTCGGCGGCGGCCTTGGCGGGGGAGGCCCTGGCCTAA